GAGCCACCCCAAAGAAACCTTCTCATCAGTTTTTCCAGATCTTTAACCACCCGAACCGGAGCCTTGAATAAAGAAAAGTAATAATTCGGCAAACTCTCGAGCACCGACTTAATCAGCGTCACCCTTCCCGCAATAGAAAGACCCGACGCCTTCCATAAAGAAAGACGAGATTCAAAGACATCGAAGACCGGTCTCCaattacagatcctgttcatgtTGGCACCGACCGTAATCCCTAAATATTTGAACGGAAACCCATCCGGTTTACACCCAATCGACTCAGCAACCGACTCCACCTCACTACGATCTACACCAATACCGTAAATGTTCGATTTCCTGATATTCATTCTCAACCCTGAGCATATATAAAAACACCTCAGAATCCGAATGACCACCTTCACATTCTCGGTAGACCACTCTCCCATAATGATCGCGTCATCTTCGAAAAAAAGGTGGGACACACACGGCCCGCTATTGGGGAGAGAGATCTCCTTAAAAAGGCCTTTCTCCACTGCTTTGTTAATTAAAAACGATAAAGCCTCCATCACAATAAGAAACAAAAACGGGGATAGCGGGTCCCCTTGTCTCATCCCTTTGAAACAAGGGAAGTCAAAAGTGGGCGAACCATTGACGAGAACCGAAGCTCTGGCCGAAGACAAAATCCCTTTGATCCAAGCACACCATCGCAGTGGAAAACCCATCTTCTCCAATATGCCAATAACGAAGTTCCAATTAACGAAGTCATAAGCCTTTTCGAAGTCGATCTTTAGCACGAACGCAGCCTTACCACCTTTTTTCAACCAAGAATACACCTCACTCACAACCAGAGGCCCATCAAGGATAAACTTACCTTTAAGGAAAGCCGACTCAGACTCTGAAATAATACTCCCAAGGACCACCTTCAGTCTGtttgccaaattttcaaaataaCCTTGTTGATGGCTCCAACCAAGCTAATCGGACGATAATCACCCAAACCAACGGGATCCTTGACTTTAGGGATGAGCGCAATGAAGGATCCAGCACACCCCCGAGATGGGACGAGAAAAAAGCCTCCAGAATATTCTCAAAGTCCGACTCGAATAGACTCCAAAAGTGCTTAAAGAACCTGAAATTGAAACCATCTGGCCCAGGGGCCCTATCAGCCCCACACTCGAAAACGGCCTTTCTGATCTCGTCTCGGCTAAACCTTTGGGTCAGCAAAGCCCCGTCCATATCCGAAAGAGTCTTACAACAAACCATATCAAAGGTCGGTCTGATTGAGTAAGATTCTTTGAATTTATCCCTGAAAAACTCAAAAACAAACTTCTTGACCCGAGTAGGCTTGTCACACCACACACCATCAATAACCAATCCAAATATCCTGTTCCTAGCCTTCCTATAATTAACCACCGAGTGAAAGTATTTCGAATTTTCATCACCATCCTTGATCCACCTATCACGCGATCTTTGTCTGATATCCTTGGAAATATTATCCTCGGAGACCAAAATGATTTTATTCGCTTCGGCCATCGCCCACTCTTCCTCTTCCTCCAATTCCCTTTCCTCTAGAGTTCGCTGAAGACCCTCTAACTCAAATTTAGCTGTGGCGACCTCTCCTTCCTCTTTCACCTTCAACTCATCTCTCCAATTCAGAATACGTGATTTAATAAATCTAAGTTTATTACTCAAAAAGACATCAGGAGGCCCATCCCCCACAAAATCGGAAGCTGCACCCGAGACCACTTCTTCATACCCGAGCCGGCCCAGCCACGAGTTGAAGCACCGAAATGGAATCGGACCAAAATTAGAGCTCTTCGTAGATAACAGCAGAGGACAATGATCAGAGAACAAATTATGAAGGGCCCTAGGACAAGCAGTGGGCCACTTGGAAAAAAAATCAGCGCTGACCAAAGCCCTGTCGATCTTGCTCATCTTTCTCCCATTTTCCACCCACCTCGTAAACTGTTTATCCTGCATCTTATACTCCAAAAGACTCGAGTtaaaaataaaagagttaaaatTACCCGCACACCGAGGCTTGAACATAGAATTAAGGCGCTCCTCAGGAAATCTAACCGCGTTGAAGTCCCCAATTAACACCAAAAGACCCGAAGACCCCAATACGAGCCCTTCAAGCTGGTCCCATAAAACCTTTTTAGCTGAAATACTCTGAGGCGCGTAGACGTTAATGATACAAATCGGAGACCCACAACCCTTAAGGAAACCGTTAACCAGCAA
This genomic window from Helianthus annuus cultivar XRQ/B unplaced genomic scaffold, HanXRQr2.0-SUNRISE HanXRQChr00c228, whole genome shotgun sequence contains:
- the LOC110887759 gene encoding uncharacterized protein LOC110887759, which translates into the protein MQDKQFTRWVENGRKMSKIDRALVSADFFSKWPTACPRALHNLFSDHCPLLLSTKSSNFGPIPFRCFNSWLGRLGYEEVVSGAASDFVGDGPPDVFLSNKLRFIKSRILNWRDELKVKEEGEVATAKFELEGLQRTLEERELEEEEEWAMAEANKIILVSEDNISKDIRQRSRDRWIKDGDENSKYFHSVVNYRKARNRIFGLVIDGVWCDKPTRVKKFVFEFFRDKFKESYSIRPTFDMVCCKTLSDMDGALLTQRFSRDEIRKAVFECGADRAPGPDGFNFRLKVVLGSIISESESAFLKGKFILDGPLVVSEVYSWLKKGGKAAFVLKIDFEKAYDFVNWNFVIGILEKMGFPLRWCAWIKGILSSARASVLVNGSPTFDFPCFKGMRQGDPLSPFLFLIVMEALSFLINKAVEKGLFKEISLPNSGPCVSHLFFEDDAIIMGEWSTENVKVVIRILRCFYICSGLRMNIRKSNIYGIGVDRSEVESVAESIGCKPDGFPFKYLGITVGANMNRICNWRPVFDVFESRLSLWKASGLSIAGRVTLIKSVLESLPNYYFSLFKAPVRVVKDLEKLMRRLCWDFLPLRASINGVWRNIHKVCSGRFVEYLSLKSLMGGVVGNGQDLLFWLDPWLTCSPLKVEFPNLFRLEKNKKCKVKERIVRPVSNPCGKWMWRSEPVSNVELAEWSRLCGLLRSAFLSDHNDRWDWLGSGSNGFSVKAVKELFDINKDFSSRFVWEWCRWIPKKCNLFAWRAEQDRIPTREALCRRNIRVDDSSCPLCNSEVESVDHLFTSCGVSAVIWQKIQVWCKSSNLFIFSFRDILEVYNWVGLEGHKKEVFHGIAILACWRIWKARNALVFEGKPFVINEVFSDIRSWGFVCYNNRMKDKCIDWKDWCRFVIL